From Woronichinia naegeliana WA131, the proteins below share one genomic window:
- a CDS encoding transposase → METILIQAQTLVYTLLGLMPTSYQRDSLQAMLGLFLEAQGHPLPQHSQTKSPSALSRFLNQYDWGTRQIIRAVRKAILKELLTYAPRGRRPWLQVIVDLTTLEKCGKFKAFEHLIHVLHGKRGLHLLVIYLVIGEFRVPWGFRVWRGKETRSPAQLAVRLVDSLPKELLSAFRVVILADTAFSSVQFLQAMKKRRLAVIVGVRCDRKLADGRQLRDLLKKGQQVTLDGLSFPVTISWFYLKRNGKLEKRFVLSTRPLKSSTIIWWGRRRWSIEGFFKTVKHRFGLHRFGQQTLLGVYRWLLLSMISFLLAHWVYLSTDSSKPPDWGQASASALQTLFPDVALCSLFSQVERLRPLLQSFGLQLQLVAVTT, encoded by the coding sequence ATGGAAACCATTCTTATACAAGCCCAGACCCTAGTTTATACATTGCTAGGTTTGATGCCGACCTCCTATCAACGCGATAGTTTGCAGGCAATGTTGGGGCTATTCCTAGAAGCTCAAGGTCATCCTCTACCCCAACATAGTCAAACAAAATCACCCTCGGCCTTAAGCCGATTTTTGAATCAGTATGATTGGGGTACTCGCCAAATTATCCGAGCAGTGCGAAAAGCAATTCTCAAAGAACTACTTACCTATGCTCCAAGAGGAAGACGACCTTGGTTGCAGGTGATTGTGGACTTAACGACACTGGAGAAATGCGGAAAATTTAAGGCTTTTGAGCATTTAATTCATGTTCTTCACGGGAAGAGGGGTTTACATCTTTTGGTGATTTATCTGGTGATAGGAGAATTTCGAGTCCCCTGGGGATTTCGAGTTTGGAGAGGTAAAGAAACAAGAAGTCCCGCTCAACTCGCGGTGCGATTAGTGGATAGCCTACCTAAAGAACTCCTGAGTGCTTTTCGGGTTGTCATTTTAGCCGATACCGCCTTTAGTAGTGTGCAATTCCTTCAAGCGATGAAAAAACGCCGTCTTGCGGTTATCGTCGGTGTGCGTTGTGACCGTAAATTAGCTGATGGTCGTCAGCTTCGTGATTTGCTCAAAAAAGGACAACAGGTCACTCTTGATGGATTATCTTTCCCTGTTACTATCTCTTGGTTCTACCTCAAACGTAACGGCAAACTCGAAAAACGCTTCGTCTTATCGACTCGTCCTCTTAAGTCCAGTACCATTATCTGGTGGGGACGGCGAAGATGGAGTATTGAGGGCTTTTTCAAGACCGTAAAACATCGTTTTGGTTTACATCGTTTTGGTCAACAAACTCTTCTGGGGGTTTATCGCTGGTTGCTTCTTTCGATGATTAGTTTTCTTCTTGCCCATTGGGTTTATCTTTCTACTGACTCCTCTAAACCACCTGATTGGGGTCAAGCTTCTGCTTCTGCTCTTCAGACACTTTTTCCTGATGTTGCTCTTTGTTCCCTTTTTTCTCAAGTCGAGCGATTACGTCCACTTTTGCAATCTTTTGGACTCCAACTTCAGTTAGTTGCTGTCACAACTTAG
- a CDS encoding transposase family protein: MAKGFGARVLTPQQEKEVKIIKRSILKHFQCLKEPRTGRRQDHNLTAIVTIGILAVLSGADGFVAIEAYGKAKREWLEMFLDLHLAPKLMF; this comes from the coding sequence ATGGCAAAAGGCTTCGGCGCAAGAGTTCTAACCCCACAACAAGAAAAAGAAGTCAAAATTATCAAAAGAAGCATACTGAAACATTTTCAGTGCCTAAAAGAACCGAGAACAGGGAGAAGGCAAGACCATAACTTAACAGCAATTGTCACCATAGGAATATTGGCAGTATTGTCAGGGGCAGATGGCTTCGTAGCAATTGAAGCCTATGGCAAAGCCAAACGAGAATGGCTAGAAATGTTTCTAGACTTACATCTTGCACCAAAACTCATGTTCTAA
- a CDS encoding ISL3 family transposase — translation MPSNSELSLLTKCLDLDDVKVINFGFIPEFGLVISVENKCPIVECPKCQSKTGRVNRNDSQLIRDLPMMGKMVHLNINRRQMRCQKCGHKFVEELSYVKKNRKFTNRMVEKIIKEVINSDIKNTALNNEVSEQEIQTMLKDKGEELKKGKPVGLKKLGIDEIALEKGKQNYCAVLVNIETGELLGILEKRNKEELIKYMKEWGEEVLLGIEEVSIDMWRPYQKVAEEMMPEAEVVVDRFHVMKQINEELDKARRSAKREMELRIKKAKNKKKKQELKSQLEILKNSKYVLLKNREDLEEEEVKKMDDILKNYEELGSTYRLKEKLRQIFNTCENWADGLLRITNWMRKAIYYLGLAEKS, via the coding sequence ATGCCTTCTAATAGTGAATTAAGCCTTTTAACTAAATGTTTAGACTTAGATGATGTAAAAGTCATCAATTTTGGATTCATACCTGAGTTCGGTCTAGTCATTTCAGTGGAGAATAAATGTCCAATAGTAGAATGCCCTAAATGTCAAAGCAAAACGGGTAGAGTAAATAGAAATGATAGCCAGTTGATTAGAGATTTACCGATGATGGGTAAAATGGTTCATTTAAATATTAATCGTCGTCAAATGAGATGTCAAAAGTGCGGTCATAAATTTGTCGAAGAATTAAGCTATGTGAAGAAAAACAGAAAATTTACCAATAGAATGGTAGAGAAGATTATCAAAGAAGTCATCAATAGTGACATAAAAAATACAGCGCTCAATAATGAAGTGAGTGAGCAAGAAATTCAAACAATGCTAAAAGACAAAGGAGAAGAACTAAAAAAGGGGAAGCCAGTAGGGCTGAAAAAGTTAGGGATAGATGAAATAGCGTTAGAAAAAGGTAAGCAGAATTATTGTGCAGTATTAGTAAATATAGAAACGGGGGAGCTGTTAGGGATATTAGAAAAGCGAAACAAGGAAGAATTGATAAAATACATGAAAGAATGGGGGGAAGAAGTGCTTTTAGGTATTGAGGAGGTAAGCATAGATATGTGGAGACCCTATCAAAAAGTGGCGGAAGAAATGATGCCAGAAGCGGAGGTAGTGGTGGATAGATTTCATGTAATGAAGCAGATTAATGAGGAGTTAGATAAAGCGAGAAGAAGTGCGAAAAGAGAAATGGAATTAAGGATCAAAAAAGCAAAAAACAAAAAGAAGAAACAGGAATTAAAAAGCCAGTTAGAAATACTTAAAAATAGCAAATATGTCTTACTGAAAAATCGGGAAGACTTGGAAGAAGAAGAGGTGAAAAAAATGGATGATATCCTCAAAAATTATGAGGAGCTGGGGAGTACGTATCGCCTAAAAGAAAAGCTAAGACAGATATTTAACACCTGTGAAAACTGGGCGGATGGTTTATTAAGAATAACCAACTGGATGCGAAAAGCGATATACTATTTAGGGCTTGCTGAAAAAAGCTGA
- the deoC gene encoding deoxyribose-phosphate aldolase — protein MTSSNREIDIATYIDHALLDPTATPEQLEQCCSQAEQYGFASACIYPSAVRQAAELLRGKRIPICTVIGFPAGATTSAVKLYEAQEAVEWGATELDVMINLGWVKAGQTDAIYREVAQICEETGQTVKTILEISRLSDAETRLAAEICMDAGASYLKTSTGWFGGAAIADVSFLQKITKGRVGIKASGGIRTIEQALALIEAGATRLGTSRGVDLVKQQNESV, from the coding sequence ATGACTTCCAGCAATCGTGAAATTGATATTGCCACCTACATTGATCATGCCCTGCTTGATCCCACCGCCACGCCGGAACAGTTAGAGCAATGCTGTAGCCAAGCCGAACAGTATGGTTTTGCCAGTGCCTGCATCTATCCTTCTGCCGTGCGCCAAGCTGCCGAACTCCTACGGGGTAAACGGATTCCAATTTGTACTGTCATTGGTTTTCCAGCCGGAGCCACCACTTCTGCGGTTAAACTCTACGAAGCCCAGGAAGCGGTTGAATGGGGAGCAACAGAATTAGATGTGATGATTAATTTAGGTTGGGTGAAAGCCGGACAAACAGACGCAATCTATCGAGAAGTAGCCCAAATCTGTGAAGAAACCGGTCAAACGGTTAAAACGATTCTCGAAATCTCGCGCTTAAGCGATGCCGAAACCCGTTTAGCTGCCGAAATTTGTATGGATGCCGGAGCCAGTTATCTGAAGACTAGTACTGGATGGTTTGGGGGAGCCGCGATCGCCGATGTGAGTTTCCTGCAAAAAATTACTAAGGGACGAGTTGGTATTAAAGCCAGTGGAGGCATTCGGACAATTGAACAGGCATTAGCCTTAATCGAGGCGGGTGCAACTCGTTTGGGAACATCACGAGGAGTTGATTTAGTGAAACAACAAAATGAATCGGTGTAA